In Passer domesticus isolate bPasDom1 chromosome 9, bPasDom1.hap1, whole genome shotgun sequence, a genomic segment contains:
- the GMPPB gene encoding mannose-1-phosphate guanyltransferase beta isoform X2, with amino-acid sequence MRALILVGGFGTRLRPLTLSRPKPLVEFCNKAVLLHQLEALRQAGVSHVVLAVSYMSEALEAAMREQEQRLGIRISMSHEKEPLGTAGPLALARDLLAEDGEPFFVLNSDVICEFPFAALARFHRQHGGEGSLVVTRVEEPAKYGVVVCDADTGRICRFVEKPRVFVSNKINAGLYIFNPGILQRIQLRPTSIEKEIFPAMAQDGQLYAMELQGFWMDIGQPKDFLTGMCMYLQALRAQHPEKLHSGPGVVGNVLVDPSAKIGANCVIGPNVTIGAGVVVEDGVRIKRCTVLEGARIRSHSWLESCIVGWSCSVGQWVRMENVTVLGEDVIVNDELYLNGANVLPHKSIAESVPEPRIIM; translated from the exons ATGCGGGCGCTGATCCTGGTCGGCGGCTTCGGGACGCGGCTGCGGCCGCTGACCCTGAGCCGGCCGAAGCCGCTGGTGGAGTTCTGCAACAAGGCGGTGCTGCTCCACCAGCTTGAAGCTCTTCGGCAG GCGGGCGTCAGCCATGTGGTGCTGGCCGTGAGCTACATGTCGGAAGCGCTGGAGGCCGCTATGCGGGAGCAGGAACAACGG CTCGGCATCCGCATCTCCATGTCCCACGAGAAGGAGCCGCTGGGCACAG CGGGGCCGCTGGCGCTGGCGCGGGACCTGCTGGCCGAGGACGGGGAGCCCTTCTTTGTCCTCAACAGCGACGTGATCTGCGAGTTCCCCTTCGCGGCGCTGGCCCGCTTCCACCGGCAGCACGGCGGCGAGGGCTCCCTGGTGGTGACCCGCGTGGAGGAGCCGGCCAAGTACGGCGTGGTGGTGTGCGACGCCGACACCGGCCGCATCTGCCGCTTCGTGGAGAAGCCGCGCGTCTTTGTGTCCAACAAGATCAACGCTGGGCTCTACATATTTAACCCTGGCATCTTGCAACGCATCCAG CTGCGCCCCACCTCCATCGAGAAGGAGATCTTCCCAGCCATGGCACAGGATGGGCAGCTCTACGCCATGGAGCTACAGG GCTTCTGGATGGACATTGGGCAGCCAAAGGATTTCCTTACGGGCATGTGCATGTACCTGCAGGCGCTGCGGGCTCAGCACCCCGAGAAGCTGCACTCGGGGCCCGGTGTCGTAGGGAATGTGCTGGTG GACCCCAGTGCCAAGATTGGGGCAAACTGTGTCATCGGCCCCAACGTGACGATCGGGGCCGGCGTGGTGGTGGAGGACGGGGTGCGCATCAAACGCTGCACTGTGCTGGAAGGGGCCCGCATCCGCTCCCACTCCTGGCTGGAGTCCTGCATcgtgggctggagctgctccgtgGGGCAGTGG GTGCGCATGGAGAACGTGACTGTGCTGGGCGAGGATGTCATCGTCAACGACGAGCTCTACCTCAACGGGGCCAATGTGCTGCCACACAAATCCATCGCCGAGTCTGTGCCAGAGCCACGCATCATCATGTAG
- the GMPPB gene encoding mannose-1-phosphate guanyltransferase beta isoform X1 yields MRALILVGGFGTRLRPLTLSRPKPLVEFCNKAVLLHQLEALRQAGVSHVVLAVSYMSEALEAAMREQEQRLGIRISMSHEKEPLGTAGPLALARDLLAEDGEPFFVLNSDVICEFPFAALARFHRQHGGEGSLVVTRVEEPAKYGVVVCDADTGRICRFVEKPRVFVSNKINAGLYIFNPGILQRIQLRPTSIEKEIFPAMAQDGQLYAMELQGFWMDIGQPKDFLTGMCMYLQALRAQHPEKLHSGPGVVGNVLVDPSAKIGANCVIGPNVTIGAGVVVEDGVRIKRCTVLEGARIRSHSWLESCIVGWSCSVGQWVRTRVSLQGMGTQLLPSHLLGLWLQGCGPCRQEQEPRAQGCDRASLGQVRMENVTVLGEDVIVNDELYLNGANVLPHKSIAESVPEPRIIM; encoded by the exons ATGCGGGCGCTGATCCTGGTCGGCGGCTTCGGGACGCGGCTGCGGCCGCTGACCCTGAGCCGGCCGAAGCCGCTGGTGGAGTTCTGCAACAAGGCGGTGCTGCTCCACCAGCTTGAAGCTCTTCGGCAG GCGGGCGTCAGCCATGTGGTGCTGGCCGTGAGCTACATGTCGGAAGCGCTGGAGGCCGCTATGCGGGAGCAGGAACAACGG CTCGGCATCCGCATCTCCATGTCCCACGAGAAGGAGCCGCTGGGCACAG CGGGGCCGCTGGCGCTGGCGCGGGACCTGCTGGCCGAGGACGGGGAGCCCTTCTTTGTCCTCAACAGCGACGTGATCTGCGAGTTCCCCTTCGCGGCGCTGGCCCGCTTCCACCGGCAGCACGGCGGCGAGGGCTCCCTGGTGGTGACCCGCGTGGAGGAGCCGGCCAAGTACGGCGTGGTGGTGTGCGACGCCGACACCGGCCGCATCTGCCGCTTCGTGGAGAAGCCGCGCGTCTTTGTGTCCAACAAGATCAACGCTGGGCTCTACATATTTAACCCTGGCATCTTGCAACGCATCCAG CTGCGCCCCACCTCCATCGAGAAGGAGATCTTCCCAGCCATGGCACAGGATGGGCAGCTCTACGCCATGGAGCTACAGG GCTTCTGGATGGACATTGGGCAGCCAAAGGATTTCCTTACGGGCATGTGCATGTACCTGCAGGCGCTGCGGGCTCAGCACCCCGAGAAGCTGCACTCGGGGCCCGGTGTCGTAGGGAATGTGCTGGTG GACCCCAGTGCCAAGATTGGGGCAAACTGTGTCATCGGCCCCAACGTGACGATCGGGGCCGGCGTGGTGGTGGAGGACGGGGTGCGCATCAAACGCTGCACTGTGCTGGAAGGGGCCCGCATCCGCTCCCACTCCTGGCTGGAGTCCTGCATcgtgggctggagctgctccgtgGGGCAGTGGGTGAGGACacgggtgtccctgcagggcatggGGACTCAGCTCTTGCCCTCCCACCTCCtcgggctgtggctgcagggatgtggtccctgcaggcaggagcaggagccccGAGCCCAGGGATGTGACAGGGCCTCTCTGGGGCAGGTGCGCATGGAGAACGTGACTGTGCTGGGCGAGGATGTCATCGTCAACGACGAGCTCTACCTCAACGGGGCCAATGTGCTGCCACACAAATCCATCGCCGAGTCTGTGCCAGAGCCACGCATCATCATGTAG